From a region of the Haloferax volcanii DS2 genome:
- the trxA gene encoding thioredoxin: protein MSTPKTTDAPIHIESSDQLDELVADSAVVLVDYHADWCGPCKMLEPTVKEIAEETDAVVAKVDIDELQELAREQGIRSVPTLQFYAGGEQVKEVIGVQSKEDLVDIIEAAA, encoded by the coding sequence ATGAGCACTCCGAAGACAACCGACGCGCCTATCCATATCGAGAGTTCGGACCAACTCGACGAACTCGTCGCCGACAGCGCGGTCGTTCTCGTGGACTACCACGCCGACTGGTGCGGCCCGTGTAAGATGCTCGAACCCACCGTGAAGGAAATCGCCGAGGAGACCGACGCCGTCGTCGCCAAGGTCGACATCGACGAACTCCAAGAGCTGGCCCGCGAGCAGGGGATTCGCAGCGTCCCGACCCTCCAGTTCTACGCCGGCGGCGAGCAGGTCAAAGAGGTCATCGGCGTCCAGAGCAAAGAGGACCTCGTCGACATCATCGAAGCCGCCGCGTAA
- a CDS encoding glycosyltransferase family 4 protein: MLGWGFPPNVSGGLDTHVGEMFERLEDRDGVDIELVLPAEYAPDREGIVGVPTGEGDIITRIGRLGSTFAERAAEADIVHTHDWFGYGPGSRAKSNNEDVEWVTTFHSLSSDRNIDPPQREVETERRIAERCDHLLAVSELLADKVKREYGGDCHVIYNGFSECETTGRDLKEELGIDGKMLFFVGRHTDQKGISHLVYAMEKLARDDVTLVMGGSGHLTAQLKRFAELLGVEDRIEWAGYVPEEALGDYYASADLFVSPSLSEPFGITIVEALSTGTRVVATESGAAEVLPEDCVIEVEPDSRSIADGIEYGLSLEGEPEYEPYTWDRVVDETVEYYHSILDGDTDVSAGAENEVEASDADAAESDAN, translated from the coding sequence ATGCTGGGGTGGGGGTTTCCGCCGAACGTCAGCGGCGGGCTCGACACGCACGTCGGCGAGATGTTCGAGCGACTCGAAGACCGGGATGGCGTGGACATCGAACTCGTGCTTCCCGCCGAGTACGCGCCGGACCGCGAGGGAATCGTCGGGGTCCCGACGGGCGAAGGGGACATCATCACCCGAATCGGACGGCTGGGGTCGACGTTCGCGGAGCGCGCCGCCGAGGCCGACATCGTCCACACCCACGACTGGTTCGGCTACGGGCCGGGGTCGCGCGCGAAGTCGAACAACGAGGACGTGGAGTGGGTGACCACGTTCCACTCGCTTTCGTCCGACCGCAACATCGACCCGCCGCAGCGGGAAGTCGAGACCGAGCGCCGAATCGCCGAGCGCTGTGACCACCTGCTCGCGGTGAGCGAACTCCTCGCCGACAAGGTCAAACGCGAGTACGGCGGCGACTGCCACGTCATCTACAACGGCTTTTCGGAGTGCGAGACGACGGGTCGCGACCTCAAGGAAGAACTCGGCATCGACGGGAAGATGCTGTTTTTCGTCGGCCGCCACACCGACCAGAAGGGCATCTCGCATCTCGTCTACGCGATGGAGAAACTCGCCCGCGACGACGTGACGCTCGTCATGGGCGGGTCGGGCCACCTCACCGCCCAGCTCAAGCGGTTCGCAGAGCTGCTCGGCGTCGAAGACCGCATCGAGTGGGCCGGCTACGTCCCCGAGGAGGCGCTCGGTGACTACTACGCCTCGGCGGACCTGTTCGTCTCGCCGTCGCTGTCCGAACCGTTCGGCATCACCATCGTCGAGGCGCTCTCGACGGGCACCCGCGTCGTCGCCACGGAAAGCGGCGCAGCCGAGGTCCTCCCCGAGGACTGCGTCATCGAGGTCGAACCCGACTCGCGCTCTATCGCCGACGGTATCGAGTACGGCCTCTCGCTGGAGGGAGAACCGGAGTACGAACCGTACACGTGGGACCGCGTCGTCGACGAGACGGTGGAGTACTACCACAGCATCCTCGACGGGGACACCGACGTCTCTGCCGGGGCGGAAAACGAAGTCGAAGCCAGCGACGCGGACGCCGCCGAGTCGGACGCGAACTGA
- a CDS encoding NifU family protein — MSSQTSEKSLEERLDLFMRRNFPQIEMHGGDAGIEAIDEETGEVWISLTGACSGCGISPMTIQALKARMVAEFEEIDAVHASTGGFYDDEPGAGFEPDVSDAPF, encoded by the coding sequence ATGAGTTCGCAGACGTCGGAGAAGTCCCTCGAAGAACGGCTCGACCTGTTCATGCGGCGGAACTTCCCCCAAATCGAGATGCACGGCGGCGACGCGGGTATCGAGGCAATCGACGAGGAGACCGGCGAGGTGTGGATTTCACTCACCGGCGCGTGTTCCGGATGCGGCATCTCGCCGATGACGATCCAGGCACTGAAGGCGCGCATGGTCGCCGAGTTCGAGGAGATAGACGCGGTCCACGCCTCGACCGGCGGCTTCTACGACGACGAGCCGGGCGCGGGGTTCGAACCCGACGTGTCCGACGCGCCCTTCTGA
- a CDS encoding Single-stranded DNA binding protein: MELDQHAEELASALGVDKEEVKSDLQNLLQYSVPLDEAKQSVRRKHGGGSSGGSDGAPATKRIVDIDPDGGNVSVTVRVLTVGTRSIVYQGDEQTIREGELADESGVISYTAWQDFGFEPGDSVVIGNAGVREWDGKPELNIGASSTVGVESETVETPYDDRIGGEADLIDLQAGDRGRTVEVRVLEVDSRTIDGRNGETTILSGVVADETGRLPFTDWAPRPDVEEGASLRLSDVYVREFRGVPQVNLSEFTTLDVLDDPVSVTDSAPRLKIGEAVDAGGMFDVELLGNVLEVRDGSGLIERCPKCSRVVQNGQCRQHGEVDGEDDMRVKAILDDGTGTVTAILDRDLTEEIYGGTMADAMEAAREAMDKEVVADDIADTLVGREYRVRGNLSVDEYGANLETDEFEETDDDPAERAAALLTEVRA; the protein is encoded by the coding sequence ATGGAACTCGACCAGCATGCCGAGGAGCTCGCCTCCGCCCTCGGTGTCGACAAAGAGGAGGTCAAATCCGACCTGCAGAACCTGCTGCAGTACAGCGTCCCGCTCGACGAGGCGAAACAGAGCGTCCGACGGAAACACGGCGGCGGCAGTTCCGGCGGGAGCGACGGCGCGCCCGCGACGAAGCGCATCGTCGACATCGACCCCGATGGCGGCAACGTCTCCGTGACGGTCCGCGTGCTCACCGTGGGCACGCGCTCTATCGTCTATCAGGGCGACGAACAGACCATCCGCGAGGGAGAACTCGCCGACGAGTCCGGCGTCATCTCCTACACCGCGTGGCAGGACTTCGGCTTCGAACCGGGCGACTCCGTCGTCATCGGTAACGCCGGCGTCCGCGAGTGGGACGGCAAGCCCGAACTGAACATCGGCGCGTCCTCGACGGTCGGCGTGGAGTCCGAGACGGTCGAGACGCCCTACGACGACCGCATCGGCGGCGAGGCCGACCTCATCGACCTGCAAGCCGGCGACCGCGGCCGAACCGTCGAGGTCCGCGTCCTCGAAGTCGATTCGCGCACCATCGACGGCCGCAACGGCGAGACGACAATCCTCTCGGGCGTCGTCGCCGACGAAACCGGCCGGCTTCCCTTCACCGACTGGGCTCCCCGCCCAGACGTGGAGGAGGGCGCGAGCCTGCGTCTCTCGGACGTGTACGTCCGCGAGTTCCGCGGCGTGCCGCAGGTGAACCTCTCGGAGTTCACGACGCTCGACGTGCTCGACGACCCCGTTTCCGTGACGGACTCCGCGCCGCGTCTGAAAATCGGTGAGGCCGTCGACGCCGGCGGGATGTTCGACGTGGAACTGCTCGGGAACGTCCTCGAAGTGCGCGACGGCTCCGGGCTCATCGAGCGCTGTCCCAAGTGTAGCCGCGTCGTCCAGAACGGCCAGTGCCGCCAGCACGGCGAGGTCGACGGCGAGGACGACATGCGCGTGAAGGCGATTCTCGACGACGGCACCGGCACGGTGACCGCCATCCTCGACCGCGACCTCACAGAGGAAATCTACGGCGGGACGATGGCCGACGCGATGGAGGCCGCCCGCGAGGCGATGGACAAGGAGGTCGTCGCCGACGACATCGCCGACACGCTCGTCGGCCGCGAGTACCGCGTCCGCGGGAACCTCTCGGTGGACGAGTACGGTGCGAACCTCGAAACCGACGAGTTCGAGGAGACCGACGACGACCCGGCCGAACGCGCGGCCGCCCTCCTCACGGAGGTGCGCGCATGA
- the moaC gene encoding cyclic pyranopterin monophosphate synthase MoaC, which produces MSDERAGSDSNESADGDDRDLTHLDEEGNVQMVDVGAKPDSRRRAVARGTIHLSAATVRAIRDDEIGKGDVLATARIGAIQAVKHTWETIPMCHQIPVTNVDTEFEVADESVALSVTVGTTGKTGCEMEALEGVTTGLNVVWDMVKAAEKNDDGQYPGTRISDVEVVTKEKETLD; this is translated from the coding sequence ATGAGCGACGAGCGCGCCGGGTCGGACTCGAACGAGTCGGCCGACGGCGACGACCGCGACCTGACGCACCTCGACGAGGAGGGCAACGTCCAGATGGTCGACGTGGGCGCGAAACCGGACAGCCGCCGCCGGGCGGTCGCCCGCGGGACCATCCACCTCAGCGCCGCGACGGTTCGGGCCATCCGCGACGACGAAATCGGAAAGGGCGACGTGTTGGCGACGGCCCGAATCGGCGCGATTCAGGCCGTCAAACACACGTGGGAGACGATTCCGATGTGCCACCAGATACCCGTCACGAACGTCGACACCGAGTTCGAGGTGGCCGACGAGTCGGTCGCGCTCTCCGTGACGGTCGGCACGACCGGCAAGACGGGCTGTGAGATGGAGGCGTTAGAGGGCGTGACGACCGGCCTCAACGTCGTCTGGGACATGGTGAAAGCCGCGGAGAAAAACGACGACGGCCAGTATCCGGGGACGCGCATCTCGGACGTCGAAGTCGTCACGAAGGAAAAAGAGACGCTCGACTGA
- a CDS encoding 2,5-diamino-6-(ribosylamino)-4(3H)-pyrimidinone 5'-phosphate reductase: MHVHVNAAASLDGKLSSRRREQVTISGDDDFARVDEIRATADAVAVGVGTVLADDPHLTLDDPGLVAAREDRGDSPHPARVVADSRARTPTDARILDDAATTYLLVSEAAPGGRREALEAAGAELVVAGAERVSLPDAFDALEARGVDRLMVEGGGELIFSLFEAGLVDELTLYVGSLVIGGRDAPTLADGDGFVSDFPRLSLRDVERVDDGVLLTYDC; encoded by the coding sequence ATGCACGTCCACGTCAACGCCGCCGCGAGCCTCGACGGCAAGCTCTCGTCTCGACGCCGCGAACAGGTGACGATAAGCGGCGACGACGACTTCGCCCGCGTGGACGAGATTCGCGCGACCGCCGACGCCGTCGCCGTCGGCGTCGGAACCGTCCTCGCAGACGACCCGCATCTCACGCTCGACGACCCCGGCCTCGTCGCCGCCCGCGAGGACCGCGGCGACTCGCCGCATCCCGCCCGCGTCGTTGCTGACTCGCGCGCCCGAACCCCGACCGACGCCCGGATTCTGGACGACGCGGCGACGACCTACCTCCTCGTCTCCGAGGCCGCGCCCGGAGGCCGGCGCGAGGCGCTCGAAGCCGCCGGGGCGGAACTCGTCGTCGCAGGCGCGGAGCGGGTGTCGCTCCCCGACGCCTTCGACGCGCTCGAAGCGCGCGGCGTCGACCGACTCATGGTCGAGGGCGGCGGCGAACTCATCTTCTCGCTGTTCGAGGCCGGCCTCGTCGACGAACTCACGCTCTACGTCGGCTCGCTGGTCATCGGCGGTCGCGACGCGCCGACGCTCGCCGACGGCGATGGGTTCGTTTCCGACTTCCCCCGGCTGTCGCTCCGCGACGTGGAGCGGGTCGACGACGGGGTGCTTCTGACCTACGACTGCTGA
- a CDS encoding FUN14 domain-containing protein, which produces MDPLQLSIDPQQLGIEFGSGAVIGGIIGFAAKKIAKLIAVIVGLELAVFKFLESRGIITVDWERLTGGLVSATQDAATGAPPDWISTVLSTLSISAGFSGGFLVGFKKG; this is translated from the coding sequence ATGGACCCCTTGCAACTGAGCATCGACCCGCAGCAGCTCGGCATCGAGTTCGGGAGCGGGGCCGTCATCGGCGGTATCATCGGCTTCGCGGCCAAGAAAATCGCGAAGCTCATCGCCGTCATCGTCGGCCTCGAACTCGCCGTGTTCAAGTTCCTCGAATCGCGGGGCATCATCACCGTCGACTGGGAGCGCCTCACCGGCGGCCTCGTGAGCGCCACGCAGGACGCCGCGACCGGCGCGCCGCCGGACTGGATTTCGACGGTGCTCTCGACCCTGTCTATCTCCGCCGGCTTCTCCGGCGGTTTCCTCGTCGGCTTCAAGAAGGGGTAG
- a CDS encoding ArsR/SmtB family transcription factor yields the protein MSGSRPTDGSVDTTGESDPRVHWLGDDETAQLLGSLSCDTARDLLSCLQESPATATELATRVETSVQNTRHHLGNLIGADLVRVADTRYSEKGREMKVYAAAPFVVCIGGDGDDREAFAEVVSAFLE from the coding sequence ATGTCAGGGTCGCGGCCGACTGACGGGAGCGTCGATACGACCGGTGAGTCAGACCCCCGGGTTCACTGGCTCGGCGACGACGAGACGGCGCAACTCCTCGGGAGCCTCTCCTGTGACACCGCCCGCGACCTGCTGTCGTGTCTGCAAGAGTCGCCCGCGACGGCGACCGAACTCGCAACGCGGGTCGAGACCTCCGTCCAGAACACTCGCCACCATCTCGGGAACCTCATCGGCGCAGACCTCGTCCGCGTCGCCGACACCCGCTACTCAGAGAAGGGTCGCGAGATGAAAGTGTACGCCGCCGCCCCGTTCGTCGTCTGTATCGGCGGCGACGGGGACGACCGCGAGGCCTTCGCTGAGGTCGTCTCCGCGTTCCTCGAATAG
- a CDS encoding bifunctional ADP-dependent NAD(P)H-hydrate dehydratase/NAD(P)H-hydrate epimerase, which produces MITSRRMAAVDLNAEALGVPRKQLMESSGNAVARACRDLADPGASVAVVAGRSNNGGDALVAARFLKAYDVTVHLLGRPETISTDIARENWDALVAGEADRRTVTDSVAVDLGDPDLVVDAMLGTGVTGALREPEATAARAINESSATVLAVDVPSGVDADTGDAAGLAVDADRVVTFHDDKPGLGDLDCEVVVADIGIPEAAELFTGPGDLLALDRDAQSHKGDHGDVLVVGGGPYTGAPALAAQSALRAGADLARVACPEGVAREVQGYSENLIVRGFSGDRLAPEHVPDLLDFAADRDVVVFGPGLGDADESLDAVREFLAAYDGTAVVDADALQVVPEVETEATLICTPHQGELRKMGGETDADWETRSDLVREFAADLGHTLLVKGAYDVVSDGDAVRVNRTGNPGMTVGGTGDVLAGATGALAAVLPPLDAAAVAAYANGRAGDLAADEFGGGLVATDLLERLPVGLRGDDE; this is translated from the coding sequence ATGATTACGAGTCGACGCATGGCCGCGGTCGACCTGAACGCCGAGGCGCTCGGCGTGCCGCGGAAACAGCTCATGGAGTCGAGCGGGAACGCCGTCGCGCGGGCGTGCCGCGACCTCGCGGACCCCGGCGCGTCGGTCGCAGTCGTCGCCGGCCGCAGCAACAACGGCGGCGACGCGCTCGTCGCCGCGCGGTTCCTGAAGGCGTACGACGTGACCGTCCACCTGCTCGGCCGCCCCGAGACGATTTCGACCGACATCGCCCGCGAGAACTGGGACGCCCTCGTCGCGGGCGAGGCCGACCGCCGGACCGTCACCGACTCGGTCGCCGTCGACCTCGGCGACCCGGACCTCGTCGTGGATGCGATGCTCGGCACCGGCGTCACCGGCGCGCTCCGCGAACCCGAGGCGACGGCCGCGCGCGCCATCAACGAGTCGTCCGCGACCGTCCTCGCGGTGGACGTGCCCTCCGGCGTCGACGCCGACACAGGCGACGCGGCGGGCCTCGCGGTCGACGCCGACCGGGTCGTCACCTTCCACGACGACAAGCCCGGTCTCGGTGACCTCGACTGCGAGGTCGTCGTCGCCGACATCGGCATCCCCGAGGCCGCCGAGTTGTTCACCGGCCCCGGCGACCTCCTCGCGCTCGACCGCGACGCCCAGAGCCACAAGGGCGACCACGGCGACGTGCTCGTCGTGGGTGGCGGCCCGTACACCGGCGCGCCCGCGCTCGCCGCGCAGTCGGCCCTCAGAGCCGGCGCGGACCTCGCCCGCGTCGCCTGCCCCGAAGGCGTCGCCCGCGAGGTGCAGGGCTACTCCGAGAACCTCATCGTCCGCGGCTTCTCGGGCGACCGGCTCGCGCCCGAGCACGTCCCCGACCTCCTCGATTTCGCCGCCGACCGCGACGTCGTCGTCTTCGGCCCCGGCCTCGGCGACGCCGACGAGTCGCTCGACGCGGTCCGCGAGTTCCTCGCCGCCTACGACGGGACCGCCGTCGTCGACGCCGACGCCCTGCAGGTCGTCCCCGAGGTGGAGACCGAGGCGACCCTGATTTGCACGCCCCATCAGGGCGAGTTGCGGAAGATGGGCGGCGAGACCGACGCCGACTGGGAGACGCGGAGCGACCTCGTCCGCGAGTTCGCCGCCGACCTCGGCCACACGCTCCTCGTGAAGGGCGCGTACGACGTGGTTTCAGACGGCGACGCGGTCCGCGTCAACCGGACCGGGAACCCCGGCATGACCGTCGGCGGCACTGGAGACGTGCTCGCGGGCGCGACCGGCGCGCTCGCGGCCGTCCTGCCCCCGCTCGACGCGGCCGCCGTCGCGGCCTACGCGAACGGCCGCGCGGGCGACCTCGCCGCCGACGAGTTCGGCGGCGGCCTCGTCGCGACCGACCTACTCGAACGACTGCCCGTCGGCCTCCGAGGTGACGACGAATGA
- the hflX gene encoding GTPase HflX, with translation MSRVVVAKRVDRGDADLTEISDLARAAGYEVVGELTQTREEDAAFHFGEGKVGELASLVAREDAVAVVFDNRLGPYQTYNIAQKLPDDAEVIDRFTLILEIFGQRANTRKAQLQVELAELRYELPRAEAKASLAKRDERPGFMGLGEYDESREQDIKAQISRIKNELDAIADKEETRREQRRESGFDLVALAGYTNAGKSTLMQRLAADLEVGQNDELHPDLDPTAESQDKLFTTLGTTTRRAETGKRDVLLTDTVGFVSDLPHWLVESFKSTLDSVYRADLVLLVVDASEPVEEMREKLVTSHDTLYERNEAPIVTVFNKVDKVEAEELEEKRAALSALAPNPVAVSGLTGENVEELADRVEGELPAWKRERLLLPMADDTMSLVSWLYDHAHVEAEEYEGEQVHVEFEARPAIVEKARAKAADLSAPTDSA, from the coding sequence ATGAGTCGCGTCGTCGTCGCGAAGCGCGTCGACCGCGGCGACGCCGACCTCACGGAGATTTCCGACCTCGCCCGCGCGGCGGGCTACGAGGTGGTCGGCGAACTCACCCAGACCCGAGAGGAGGACGCCGCGTTCCACTTCGGCGAAGGGAAGGTCGGCGAGTTAGCGTCGCTCGTCGCGCGTGAGGACGCCGTCGCCGTCGTCTTCGACAACCGACTGGGCCCCTACCAGACGTACAACATCGCCCAGAAGCTCCCGGACGACGCGGAGGTCATCGACCGCTTCACGCTCATCCTCGAAATCTTCGGCCAGCGGGCCAACACCCGCAAGGCGCAGCTACAGGTCGAACTCGCGGAGCTACGCTACGAACTGCCCCGCGCCGAGGCGAAGGCGTCGCTGGCGAAGCGCGACGAGCGCCCCGGGTTCATGGGCCTCGGCGAGTACGACGAGAGCCGCGAGCAGGACATCAAGGCCCAGATTTCGCGCATCAAGAACGAACTGGACGCCATCGCGGACAAAGAGGAGACCCGGCGCGAACAGCGCCGCGAGTCCGGCTTCGACCTCGTGGCCCTCGCGGGCTACACGAACGCCGGGAAGTCGACGCTGATGCAACGGCTCGCCGCCGACCTCGAAGTCGGCCAGAACGACGAACTCCACCCGGACCTCGACCCGACCGCGGAGTCCCAAGACAAGCTGTTTACGACGCTCGGGACGACCACGCGCCGCGCCGAGACGGGCAAGCGAGACGTGCTTCTCACCGACACGGTCGGGTTCGTCTCGGACCTCCCCCACTGGCTGGTGGAGTCGTTCAAGTCCACGCTCGATTCGGTCTACCGGGCCGACCTCGTGTTGCTCGTCGTGGACGCCTCCGAACCCGTCGAGGAGATGCGCGAAAAGCTCGTCACGAGCCACGACACGCTCTACGAGCGCAACGAAGCGCCCATCGTGACCGTGTTCAACAAGGTGGACAAGGTCGAGGCCGAGGAACTCGAGGAAAAGCGCGCGGCGCTGTCGGCGCTCGCGCCCAATCCGGTCGCCGTCTCGGGGCTGACCGGCGAGAACGTCGAGGAACTGGCCGACCGCGTCGAGGGCGAACTGCCCGCGTGGAAGCGCGAGCGACTGCTGTTGCCGATGGCCGACGACACGATGAGCCTCGTCTCGTGGCTCTACGACCACGCCCACGTCGAGGCCGAGGAGTACGAGGGCGAACAGGTCCACGTCGAGTTCGAGGCGCGCCCCGCAATCGTCGAGAAGGCGCGGGCGAAGGCCGCCGACCTCTCCGCGCCGACCGACTCGGCCTGA
- a CDS encoding ribosome assembly factor SBDS gives MISLDEAVTARLESHGARFEVLIDPDAALSIKRGEFDGDLEEVIAAEDVFEDASRGDRPAENDLEKVFGTTDPLQIIPEVVKKGEIQITAEQRREMQEQKRKSLINRIARNAVNPQMNDSPHPPERIERALEEAGFKIDPMEPVESQVDDALDALRPVLPIKFAEVTVAVQLPAEYAGSGQAQIRSYGDLEREEWQNDGSWVGVITFPAGMQNDFYDKVNNITSGTAETRIVKDEDEL, from the coding sequence ATGATTTCACTCGACGAGGCAGTCACGGCCCGCCTGGAATCTCACGGCGCGCGGTTCGAGGTGCTCATCGACCCCGACGCGGCGCTCTCGATAAAGCGCGGTGAGTTCGACGGCGACCTCGAAGAGGTCATCGCCGCCGAAGACGTGTTCGAGGACGCCTCCCGCGGCGACCGCCCCGCCGAGAACGACCTCGAGAAGGTGTTCGGAACGACCGACCCGCTCCAGATAATCCCCGAGGTCGTCAAGAAAGGCGAGATTCAGATCACGGCCGAACAGCGCCGCGAGATGCAAGAACAGAAGCGCAAGTCGCTCATCAACCGCATCGCCCGCAACGCGGTCAACCCGCAGATGAACGACTCGCCGCACCCGCCGGAGCGAATCGAGCGCGCGCTCGAGGAGGCCGGGTTCAAAATCGACCCGATGGAGCCGGTCGAGTCACAGGTCGACGACGCGCTCGACGCGCTCCGACCCGTGTTGCCAATCAAGTTCGCCGAAGTCACCGTCGCCGTCCAACTCCCGGCCGAGTACGCCGGCAGCGGACAGGCACAGATTCGGAGCTACGGCGACCTCGAACGCGAGGAGTGGCAGAACGACGGCTCGTGGGTCGGCGTCATCACGTTCCCCGCGGGGATGCAAAACGACTTCTACGACAAGGTGAACAACATCACGAGCGGCACGGCCGAGACGCGCATCGTCAAGGACGAAGACGAACTCTGA
- a CDS encoding MFS transporter, with protein sequence MTRRLFGTLCGLVFLVNFGRVAFPPLVETLQTQFSVGPATIGVVTSLVWLGTAIPRIPVGYLLTRVSRSKVVLGSGTLLVVAAAFTASATSVLTLQIGAFGLGLASGAYFVSATPLVGELYPERVGRMVGIHGAASQVAAVVAAPVVVFILASYSWRETFWVLAAAGALVTLLLYAVSRDGSAGAGTGADRDFSAALGHWKLILTGILLIAPAGFVWQGLFNFLVSYMTQAKAFDAATASTMLTIVFAAGVPAFSLSGRLADNLPHVPYIFGLLVAFIGALVALTYAQGFVAVAAVVAVLGYVIHSLFPALDTFMLSSLPSDARGSAYAVFSGAALLLEANGSGAVGFLTEANYAFEAVFRTLAGGLAVFVSALAVLYAVNRLPGVDRVDLSSD encoded by the coding sequence GTGACTCGCCGCCTCTTCGGAACTCTCTGCGGACTCGTCTTCCTCGTCAACTTCGGCCGCGTCGCGTTCCCGCCGCTCGTCGAGACGCTCCAGACCCAGTTTTCTGTCGGCCCGGCGACCATCGGCGTCGTGACGAGCCTCGTCTGGCTCGGCACCGCCATCCCGCGCATCCCCGTCGGCTACCTCCTCACGCGCGTCTCGCGGTCGAAGGTCGTCCTCGGGTCGGGGACGCTCCTCGTCGTTGCCGCGGCGTTCACCGCGAGCGCGACGTCGGTGCTGACGCTCCAAATCGGGGCGTTCGGCCTCGGCCTCGCCTCGGGCGCGTACTTCGTCTCCGCGACCCCGCTCGTCGGCGAACTGTACCCCGAGCGCGTCGGCCGCATGGTCGGCATCCACGGCGCGGCCAGTCAGGTCGCCGCCGTCGTCGCCGCGCCCGTCGTCGTCTTCATCCTCGCGTCGTACTCGTGGCGCGAGACGTTCTGGGTGCTGGCGGCCGCCGGCGCGCTCGTGACGCTCCTCCTCTACGCCGTCTCCCGCGACGGGAGCGCGGGGGCCGGCACGGGCGCGGACCGCGACTTCTCCGCCGCGCTCGGCCACTGGAAGCTCATCCTCACGGGCATCCTCCTCATCGCGCCCGCGGGGTTCGTCTGGCAGGGCCTGTTCAACTTCCTCGTGTCGTACATGACGCAGGCGAAGGCGTTCGACGCCGCCACCGCGAGCACGATGCTCACCATCGTCTTCGCGGCGGGCGTCCCCGCGTTCTCGCTGTCGGGCCGCCTCGCGGACAACCTCCCGCACGTCCCGTACATCTTCGGCCTGCTCGTCGCCTTCATCGGCGCGCTCGTCGCCCTGACGTACGCGCAGGGCTTCGTCGCCGTCGCGGCCGTCGTCGCGGTGCTCGGCTACGTCATCCACAGCCTGTTTCCCGCGCTGGACACGTTCATGCTCTCGTCGCTGCCGAGCGACGCCCGCGGGAGCGCCTACGCCGTCTTCAGCGGCGCGGCGCTCCTCTTGGAGGCCAACGGGAGCGGCGCGGTCGGCTTCCTGACCGAGGCGAACTACGCCTTCGAGGCGGTGTTTCGGACGCTCGCTGGGGGGCTCGCGGTGTTCGTCTCCGCGCTCGCCGTCCTCTACGCGGTGAACCGGCTCCCCGGTGTCGACCGGGTCGACCTATCGAGTGACTGA
- a CDS encoding DUF7510 family protein, which translates to MSNDEGPDAGDADEEVSFSVTIEDGWTTIVMEGDKDSAVVVQSASGERIYLPPEGFDAEAASDSAYQSSDSPYQSAYDSPYQSVQTDDSPYQSARGTMPREGMVPTRGGYRIRHPEPVTDVRLLR; encoded by the coding sequence ATGTCGAACGACGAGGGGCCGGACGCCGGCGACGCCGACGAGGAGGTCTCGTTTTCCGTGACCATCGAGGACGGCTGGACGACCATCGTGATGGAAGGCGACAAGGACTCCGCGGTCGTCGTCCAGTCGGCGTCCGGCGAGCGAATCTACCTCCCGCCGGAGGGGTTCGACGCCGAGGCCGCAAGCGACAGCGCCTACCAGTCGTCGGACAGCCCCTACCAGTCGGCGTACGACTCGCCGTACCAGTCGGTGCAGACCGACGACTCGCCGTACCAGTCCGCCCGCGGGACGATGCCGCGAGAGGGGATGGTGCCCACCCGCGGCGGCTACCGGATTCGCCACCCCGAGCCGGTGACCGACGTGCGCCTCCTCCGCTGA